TACATAATGATCCAAGATCTTTGCTACTTATAAGAGTTGGAAAGTGTCTCAATCTGATCCTCCAAAAGCAAAGGATAACCTCGAATCACTGGCTACATAACATAATTAGCAAAGAATCTCAGTGTGTTTGAACGGCACAAATACTTGAGTTACCCAAAATATAAGTAAAGAAACCATAAAATTTTGGCTATATAATCAAATCAAGAACCtcaatataattaaacaattcTAAACCTTTTTCAACTGTCTTAACAAGTAAAAGCTCAATATAGAAAATCAACCTACAAAGTTCAAAGGCAATGTCTATTTCGATTTTACCAAGTGTCGTGTCAAGTATACATGATTACAAGATATTTGTAATTAGGTGTAGCTGTGCGAACAAGCTCTCTCCTCTTATTCAGCACTTTATAGTTATACTTCAATGTATTACTCCCTCATTTCATAGTAGGAGATGTGTTTCTTTTCGAGACacatttaagaaaaattatgttaagtgAGTCAggtaaagaaagaataaaataggaaatgaaaaaggtaaagagatgaagatagagtaaagagtgagaaaaaaatgtgttattttctactaaaaaggaatataaCTCAACTATTATGAAACctaccaaaatgataaactgACTTCACTACTGTGCAACATgtagagtatatatttttaaattcagaATCATAGGTTGAGCAAACTCTTTTGTAGATAAATCTGACTGATTGTGGACAAACAGATAAATGATCAATTAATGGAAATTTTTAGATTCAATCAGTTTTAGCAACAACATATAATGATGATGTCATAAAATCGTCACTCCTAACACAGTATCAATTAATCTATAcagataatttaaaatttaggtACCCCACACAActcaacataaataaataactactCCTACATGATAGGATGGATTATATACAGCGACTTCGGAGAACCTCTCtttagttaaattaattttttctcagTTTATTATGGCACCATGGAAGCTAGATTACCTTACAACAAATAAGAAGattccttaattaattagtccCGCCAAAGTTAATTCAATCCGAAACTTGACATGCTTTTGTGGTGATTAAATAATAGACGCGCAAATAATAAGTACTTAATTAAGTTGTATTATTGCGCATTATCTATCTCCAACATTTGCTCTCACTTTTAAACGACAACCTTAAATAAGACGAGGTGTTCCCACAAACCAACTCAAACAACAACCTCACACAAACACCCCAATTCCAAACACAAAACTctacatatatgtatgtatgtataatgaaaaaatacaCTTATAAAAAGCCTACCAATTTTCCTAGTTATTACCATTTGGGTCGAGGGGCTGAAGCGCTTCAATAGGAAGAATCCGGCTGCATGAATAAACCTGGCAAAACGCCTGCAAAATCATGAGAATGAGCATCGCTATCGCCGCCACAAACGTCAGAATCTTCCACGACCCAAACACATACTCCCTCATCAACTTCCCCATCCTAACCTTCCACCTCTGGCCGTAAAACCTATTCACATCCGCTATCACCGCATCCAGCGACCCCACTTTCGTCAATCTCACCGACTTGCTCATCCCGTTCCACAGATCCGCCACCTCCTTCTCGCTCTTCAGATGGTTCACGATGATCCCCCTCCCGCACAGGAACTTGGCGTCCGCCTCCGTGTTGATGATCCCGTTCATCAGCTCCACGTACCGCGCCAGGACCAACGGCCCTGACGCGCTACACGCCTCGTACGCCACCAGATTCCTCAGCACCACCTCCGAGTTCACGTCCAGGCTGATCACCGGGACGTGGAACGTTAGCGTTTTGCTGTCGAATCTGACGCCCGAGATCCCCTCGTTCGTCGCAGCAAACTGGACCCCGGCCTCCGCCAGCTGCGTCACCGAGGGGATCGCGATTTCTTCCTGCAGCGGAGGCTTATCCTTATCCTCTCCCATTGATTCTTCTTCGTCATTCCTTTTCTCGATTTTCGCGCTCCGGAGTACTTTCTCCACAGGTTCTTTGATTGCTTTGAGAATTGGTATTTTTGTCAGAATCGTCCATGGAAGCTTCACCACCAATTTCAAGGGTTTGGTGAATTTGAGCTTCGACAGCATTGTCCATCCCATGTCAACCAGCCTCCGTAGGTGAGTCGGCTTCGCGAACGCCTCCTCCGCCGTGAGTCCCTCcgtctcctcctcctcgtcgtCTCCGCCGGGGAGAAATTCAATCTCGTGAGACTCCGGAAACGATATAATGGATTTCGGCACGATAAAATGGTACAAAAAATCAAGCAAGTGCGCATGCTCGGTCACCGCCACCGTCTCCGTCTTCTCCGCCGCCTTGAACGGCGACAGATCGTTGCTCACCGACGTCAAAACCGCCAGCAGCTTCTGATCGGCAATTTCATTTTCCTCGGAAGAGAAATGGAGCTCAAACAGCATGGTCATGACGAACAACGGGATCTGATTCTCGAGCATTAGAAGATCTCTGAGAATGGAGTTATGCGAGGTCTTCTTCCCCGACGAGTCGATGAGGTGGCAGAGGCTGGAGGGGATCTTGGAGAGggtcttcttctttttcttgctGTTGTTGTTACAGCGGAGGAACTCGAAGATGAAGCAGGCGTCGACGGCCATGATCCAGGCGAGGGCCTCGGGGCCGAAGGGGACGGGGCGGTGGTAGGAGGCGCGGATGCGGAGGTCGTGGTTCATAATTAGGTCCACGAGGGATTGGAGCTTGACGTCATGGTGGAGCTCGCGCTGGATGCGCTTGGCGGCGGCGACCTTGTAGCGCTCCATGTCGTAGAGCTCGAGGCGGAGGTGGTGGTACGGCCCCATCGCCACGAGGTGAGGAGTGTAGGAATCGGGATCGGAAGCCATGAGGGCTTTTGGGACCCCGAAGATTGTGACTGGGATTTCGTTTTCTTCGTCCACCTCTTCATCTAGGGTTTTTCGGATTTTGACGACCCATAGCTTTTCGTCGAATTTGGAGCCTGGGCTCGTTAGGATGCTCTGTTGGAAGAAGGCCATGCTTGATGCTtgctctttttcttttttttttttgtttctaagTGGAGTTTGGAGTATAATGTAATACTATGTGGTAGagaaatctatatatatatatataggtgatAGTAAAGTTTCAATTTGTTGTGGCATACTAATTGCTAAAATGAGGGCATTATTATATGGTAGAGTGAGTGAGATTTCCTcttgatatttataaatattttggtaaaCCATAATTGTGTTAATCATTAATATTGACACATGCAAATTtgtaaacatatatatataccgcatgctattaaaataatgcatGGCGTGTTCAGAGTGGATTATATTGGTTCGGGTTGAAATAGTCATGTTTTTTATTAAGAGCAAATTATTCAGAATAATTGTTACTTGTAATCactaaaaatgtcattttttattaaacatcataacataattttattcataacagcaattatttttatacagtaataaatatttttattataagaacaattattttttacgtTAAAATCCGACATGAAGAACTCAGTAAATTTTTGTCTTAGGTATTGTTTAACTTTAATATATTCTACAGCTCAAAAGGATATCTTAATTAACTCACGATTTAatttatccaattaaatactatatcaCATTCTGTAAGGTCCTCGGTTTCAAACGATTCTCCGAACCAAAAGCACAAAAACTAATCATATGTTTGTAATCTCCACATTgtctttttgtttatatttataatttaaaattatatgattttcATCTTTAAGTTTGTTAATTATCTGAAAGCATATCATTTGCAATTCAGTGATTCGTACAATGAGTCAATGATCCTGGTTAAGGGAcaaattactattttttttaagaagggataaattaaaattagtattatGGGACCGCTTTCCTTTCGTATTCTACACACATAGTACTTActtgtatatttaataagcaaaaagatttaatttagtttaatatAAGTGTGCTTTAATTATGAGCAAACTTTACTTGCAATTGTGGTAATATCAACACGAATCCAATAATtgcattaatttattgattacaTATAACTACACTTGTAAATGAATTAAGATCAAATCCcatctatttaattaaaaatggatGACTCATGATATTTCTAtttgaaaatgttttaaatacATAATGTTTCCAAGCCATAATGCTATAATAAGgttaaaatagtcattttagattattttatatttttatttaaatttatgttttgtatGTTTACTATGTTACCCTTTACATTAATTGTGCCtattaattagatatatttAAAGATATAGCTTAAACTTTGGAGTTATGTATGGGAGTAATTTGCTTTCATGAGATCCACATTATTTATGATcgacatttataattttgtttctttgttatactgcatttatttatggatatatatatatatatttaaataaaatattataatatcattgtatttatatatttattgtatatttagTTTACGAATAATTTAATGATGTACTACCATCatttagaaaacaaataatggTGATCAAACTTATCttcataaattttagtttaaataaattaataatttaataaaaaatacagtTCTTAGTTTTCTCTAGTTTTACACTATCTGTACCATTTACGAAAAAATTTGATTCTTCTGTCAAGTTTTATATACCacaaacatttttaatttcttattaattgataaatcagggtgattcaaatttatattgagctattcatacaaatttaatttatttataaaaacaataaattttatgtgttatgattaaaattattatctacTATAAGAAactaaacttttatttatatacattcataatttttatttttaaaaataatcattttatttaaaatagtttattCTGAATAacagtaattttaaattacaaaaataacattttagcaagaaaatattttttatgctcAAGatcaatgaatttttttattacaacaaaattttatacatgAAACTAATAAtctttattcaaaaaaatagtagtaatttttattcacataaaatttattttacaagaattgtattattttattagtttgaacgaataacctttttttttatttaaacaccAACTTTATTCACAATAAAAGAACGTTTTTAGCAAAAATGTAACTTTCGTTGACATcttttattcacaaaattaatactgtactaactttttattcattagatcaaaattatttatccaTAAGAATAATAACCattctttacaaaataataacttttatttaggAGTAACATTTATTCGCAAAAACCTTTACTTTTATTCactagtataataaattttactcataagaataataacttttatttattggagcaataattttattttactagatctataaacttttatttgttaCAATAATGCTTttattgataatattaattaaaatggatatttttcaaaattataataactcttgtaaaatagcaaaattaaataaatttatccaaaaaaaagaaaatagctCTTGGCTGCAACTAAACTATAttagagtaataaattttatatattaaatactatgatttttttcataataaaattttatccccaaaaataatactcctggTTCGATGATGATGTCCGGTTGAGTAAGTAACAAGCTCCCGATCTATCCAAAAGATTAAATGGTTTGAGTCATCACATGTTTAATACAAAACCATTATCGatcctttaaaaaaaaaaattattgattacaataataattttttattgaaaataataataacttttcgtataaataacaatatattttatctattaagataataaattttattaataaaacttttattagttaaaataatattaataacttTTATTCACAAGATTTATAAATCTTCTTAATAAactagtaaattttatttataagaacaatcatttttaatttataaaattaaatagtactatgtacaaaaatattctaattattaCTACAAATACTCTAATTAAGTCTTTAAgtactttaattaaaatcatgaatacaataaatatgtgCATAATAATCATGCTTTAATTTAACTATCATAACTAAGAGTCTAAGATATATCTTTCCAAAATACCTATAAGGGTATATTAGtcaacatttaaaataaatgtatagcAAATAAATGTATAGCAAAGTGACATAGGAGCATTATGGCATgaagacattatgtctctaaatcactactcaTTTCTATTATAGCTTCATCTTAGACATTCATAATATAGGTTCTATTATAGCTTCATCTTAGACATTCATAATATAGGTAGAAGGCAAAACTTGCTTGCGGATGCACTCACTATGACTCACTATGAGTGCGACCTATTGTGACACATAAAAATGACACAATAGGTAAAACACATGATATTTCCTGTAATTAGTATTGTGCAATGCCATCATACGAATCGCATCTATTGTGACACTTTCATTGGTCCTAATAAGAACTCTTGATAAGTGTTTTACCAACTGTGAGACATGTGAGATCTCCTCTAAATATACTTCCCCCGGTCCCACCACAAGTGatcaacttttcattttaagttgtCACACCGTAAGtgatcaattttcttttttagctaaaaacaaaacttcaaccatctcttactttattctctctattactttattctttctttatctctcttactttttctctctcatattttactctctccagTGGCGGACCTATCGAGGGACATGGGGGATCCATGGACCCCCAACTATTTTAGGAATGAACGTGTATTCTTCATAGCAAAGATTTCACTGAATAACTCAATAGTGCTGAATAACTCAATAGTGCATTTGGCTTTCATCTCAGCCAATAGTAGGGATGGTGAGAGAGCGATTCCTTACAAACTTAAGTTTGTTTTCactctcttcctttttttattatgtagtagtaatatgtttgtttttttattatactttcctttttttattatgtagtagtaatatgttttttttttttaatactcttccatttttattatgtCTAGTAATCTTTGTTTGAGAGTTAAATTCTCACTATAAGAgcaattacaaaattttaccTTACATTTtacattcatttttctattttctatttcatgttttcttatttatatcttttttgttttacattttaCGTTGCTGCAATTtagaattcaattcaaatctttcttttattattttttaaaactctcttttccaacaagtttttttcttcttcttttttttttacgttTTCNNNNNNNNNNNNNNNNNNNNNNNNNNNNNNNNNNNNNNNNNNNNNNNNNNNNNNNNNNNNNNNNNNNNNNNNNNNNNNNNNNNNNNNNNNNNNNNNNNNNGACCAGATTGAATAAGCATCATCGAGGTACATAACACTCGAGCATATTTGAGGAGAAACAGAGTTGCGTATCCAAGAGATTACCATGCTATTGCAGCGAATCCATGGCTGATAGAGAAGATCTTCACGGCCAGGATGCAAAATCGAACCATCAACAAACACTAGCTTGTTTTTGGCAAGGAGAGCAGTGGTGAAAGATCGACTCCAAGCAGGATAATTAGAACCATTGAGCTGATGCGGAACAAGGATAGCTCCCGGGCTATCACTTGGATGAAGATAGTACGGACTAGATGTGTCCTCAGCTGGTGGAGGACGACCACGATCGCCGCGATTGTTCATcggagaaaaataattaataatatataatatactaatatttaaataattattatatatatatatatattaataaaattaaaatattgcattattttttataagcacggtaattaaataatgctaGTATccacatttttgaaaatataaaaaaaattatcatacaataatttaattttatttgtaattttacaaatattattgttatataactacaaataaaaataaaagtcaaattaaatcaaattaatgaatcatactaaatgacaattatttttaatattttacacattttcaatttacttGGACTATTagtaaaacattaattaaatcaaacaaacTGCAAACACGTGTTAAAATACTACGGAGTATTTAAGTTTacaattaaaagaaagaaataaaataattttgtattaaaaaattccCTAGATTTACTCAAACGAAATTACGGTGGTGCGCCGCTTTCTTCTTCGTCTTTTTGAACTTCTGCAATTTTTCTACCTTTTCCAGTTTTCTCATTATGCTTTTTCTCTTTGCTGAAACTATTTCACCTCTCCCctaatcttttttcttcaaattatcTTCCTCATTTCTCTTCCGTGGACACGAAGAAGCCGAAGCGTGGGGTCGGAACTGATGCAGCGCTGGGTCGACGGCTGATTTCGTGAGGTTGTCGGAGGTATTGACGGACCGccggtggggtcggccgaccccgccCGACCCCACCTGGGTCTATCATTGGTGGTAGAGTGCCAACAATAGTTTCATGACCAATGGATGTCACTACAACACGAGTTATGAGTTACTTTCTCATCGATGACATCTATTTGAAATGACCAATGTTTATCAAAATCATGGGTCTAATTTAACATCTAACATAATCTAAAGTGTCATTTGGTGAAAAgacatttttgtcatttttggaGGAAAAATGTGAAGCTATTTTGTTTACCTTTTggtcattttaagaaatgacaACCATTGGATAAAAAAGAGACAGATATTATTGAACAAAAAGTTGGTCTAATGAAACAGTGGCTTCTCAAATAAGATAAAACACCTATACATACACACACCTTTAATTGAATCtgcatttttattgattgatttactgagaattttatttttgattgcAGCATAGCAAGAACCTTGAAGCCAAATTCAGTT
The genomic region above belongs to Salvia hispanica cultivar TCC Black 2014 chromosome 3, UniMelb_Shisp_WGS_1.0, whole genome shotgun sequence and contains:
- the LOC125213086 gene encoding putative UPF0481 protein At3g02645; its protein translation is MAFFQQSILTSPGSKFDEKLWVVKIRKTLDEEVDEENEIPVTIFGVPKALMASDPDSYTPHLVAMGPYHHLRLELYDMERYKVAAAKRIQRELHHDVKLQSLVDLIMNHDLRIRASYHRPVPFGPEALAWIMAVDACFIFEFLRCNNNSKKKKKTLSKIPSSLCHLIDSSGKKTSHNSILRDLLMLENQIPLFVMTMLFELHFSSEENEIADQKLLAVLTSVSNDLSPFKAAEKTETVAVTEHAHLLDFLYHFIVPKSIISFPESHEIEFLPGGDDEEEETEGLTAEEAFAKPTHLRRLVDMGWTMLSKLKFTKPLKLVVKLPWTILTKIPILKAIKEPVEKVLRSAKIEKRNDEEESMGEDKDKPPLQEEIAIPSVTQLAEAGVQFAATNEGISGVRFDSKTLTFHVPVISLDVNSEVVLRNLVAYEACSASGPLVLARYVELMNGIINTEADAKFLCGRGIIVNHLKSEKEVADLWNGMSKSVRLTKVGSLDAVIADVNRFYGQRWKVRMGKLMREYVFGSWKILTFVAAIAMLILMILQAFCQVYSCSRILPIEALQPLDPNGNN